One region of Burkholderia cepacia ATCC 25416 genomic DNA includes:
- a CDS encoding UvrD-helicase domain-containing protein, translating into MYDDLVREEDVTWAAVLMGLGPAGFAAVEGDDSRLRAMLRLDTIDFEACPGSGKTTLLVAKLAVLAMRWPSRQQGICVLSHTNAARNEISAKLSSSALGVSLTRYPHFVGTIHAFVNEYLALPWLRSKGVEVRCIDTRIALAKRWNLLPANRRWALQQANLSETCLIYDQTDYGGGKTGRFGPQTPTYQAMIDARRQSSEQGYFCFDEMFVWACELLDRHPETIPMLRRRFPLVFIDEAQDNSEAQSALLHRIFCSGDAPSRRQRFGDSNQAIYESASQSGATTDQFPGAVVHPMPRSYRFGQNLADQVKGLGVTPHALIGAGPPDHLSADPKASAIFLFDDGSVQRVLERYGQHLLDSFDAAVLENGVFTAVAGVHEPGDDDRIPRAMGHYVPSYDPACVRKESTPSSFAQYLARARFEMAGSRNTGKLINAVAAALLAASELAGVPYGASARKSPHRRVVEILGDSDARCEYLALQEIILTHQGDITPALCAAAAQAHIEAVIRQLSGAEVLGEDVATFLALPQAQPVAEGEAAIAACADNLFAYPPDAPQVHIRLSSIHAVKGETHTATLVLDSFYHAHHLSELKPWLLGTKSGGFSTNARGRQVPEGPRTLGRLKLHYVAMTRPTHLLCLAMRKDAFGPGELDTLMGRGWTVIDCCSDAHVQV; encoded by the coding sequence ATGTACGACGATCTAGTCCGCGAGGAAGACGTTACCTGGGCAGCGGTATTGATGGGGCTTGGCCCCGCCGGATTTGCGGCTGTCGAGGGTGATGACAGCCGACTCCGAGCAATGCTGCGACTCGACACAATCGACTTCGAGGCATGCCCGGGAAGTGGCAAGACGACTTTGTTGGTCGCAAAACTCGCAGTTCTAGCGATGCGCTGGCCAAGCCGTCAGCAGGGCATCTGCGTGCTGTCACATACCAATGCCGCGCGCAACGAAATCAGCGCGAAGCTCAGCAGCTCGGCGTTGGGTGTCTCCTTGACACGCTACCCGCACTTCGTCGGCACGATCCACGCGTTTGTGAATGAGTATCTCGCGCTGCCTTGGCTTCGGTCGAAAGGAGTCGAAGTGCGCTGCATCGATACCAGGATTGCACTTGCGAAGCGGTGGAACCTGTTACCCGCGAATCGGCGCTGGGCTTTGCAGCAGGCAAATCTGAGCGAGACCTGCCTGATTTACGACCAGACTGACTATGGCGGGGGCAAGACAGGCCGTTTCGGACCGCAGACGCCGACATATCAAGCGATGATCGATGCGCGTCGCCAGTCGAGCGAACAGGGATATTTTTGCTTCGACGAAATGTTCGTATGGGCCTGCGAATTGCTTGATCGGCATCCTGAGACGATTCCAATGCTACGTCGGCGCTTTCCGCTGGTATTCATCGACGAGGCGCAGGACAACAGTGAGGCACAATCGGCGCTGCTGCACCGCATCTTTTGCAGCGGCGACGCGCCGTCGCGCCGTCAGCGTTTCGGCGACTCCAACCAAGCCATCTACGAAAGCGCCAGCCAGAGCGGCGCCACGACGGATCAGTTTCCAGGCGCTGTTGTACATCCAATGCCACGCAGCTACCGTTTTGGTCAGAATCTTGCGGACCAAGTAAAGGGATTGGGGGTTACGCCGCATGCGCTAATCGGCGCCGGTCCACCGGATCACCTCAGCGCCGATCCTAAGGCGTCGGCAATCTTCCTTTTCGATGACGGGTCGGTCCAGAGAGTGCTGGAGCGCTATGGCCAGCATCTGCTGGATAGCTTCGATGCGGCTGTACTGGAAAACGGAGTGTTCACTGCAGTGGCTGGGGTTCACGAACCCGGAGACGACGATCGCATCCCGCGAGCGATGGGACACTATGTGCCCAGTTACGACCCGGCATGCGTTCGGAAGGAGTCTACGCCGAGCAGCTTCGCCCAATACCTTGCGCGGGCTCGTTTTGAGATGGCTGGCAGCAGAAACACGGGCAAACTTATCAACGCCGTGGCGGCGGCGCTCCTCGCCGCAAGCGAGCTTGCCGGCGTCCCGTATGGGGCGAGCGCACGAAAATCGCCTCATCGCCGGGTGGTCGAGATTCTTGGCGACAGCGACGCGAGATGCGAATATCTCGCATTGCAAGAAATCATCTTGACACACCAAGGGGATATCACCCCTGCGCTCTGCGCCGCGGCAGCACAAGCCCATATTGAGGCGGTGATCCGGCAACTGAGCGGTGCAGAGGTGCTCGGCGAGGATGTTGCCACCTTCTTAGCGCTGCCGCAGGCTCAGCCCGTAGCTGAGGGCGAAGCCGCAATTGCCGCGTGCGCAGACAATTTGTTTGCTTATCCGCCCGACGCCCCGCAGGTACACATTCGGCTGAGCTCGATCCATGCGGTGAAGGGCGAAACGCACACGGCGACGCTCGTCCTCGACAGTTTCTACCACGCGCATCATCTAAGCGAACTGAAGCCATGGTTGCTGGGCACGAAGTCAGGCGGCTTTTCGACAAACGCCAGGGGCCGGCAAGTCCCTGAAGGCCCGAGAACGCTCGGGCGGCTCAAGTTACATTACGTCGCGATGACTCGCCCGACCCATCTGCTGTGCTTGGCGATGCGAAAGGATGCGTTTGGGCCTGGGGAACTCGACACGCTGATGGGTCGAGGTTGGACTGTCATTGATTGCTGCTCAGATGCGCACGTACAAGTCTAG